The Anopheles merus strain MAF chromosome 2L, AmerM5.1, whole genome shotgun sequence genome has a segment encoding these proteins:
- the LOC121594579 gene encoding cyclin-dependent kinase inhibitor 1C-like translates to MFTKVSIVAVCSLLAVASAKPHVLTPVGPAVVTAQSSQVFARTYNGFVPFAVPAPIPAPVPAPAYHFVLPAAPPAPVFYPQPVVYNPPAAIPVPVPVPAVPAVPAVVAAAPAAKLVAAAPVAKVAKLVRPFHATIRYRSVVA, encoded by the exons atgtttacGAAGGTG TCCATCGTTGCTGTCTGCAGTCTGCTAGCCGTAGCGTCCGCTAAGCCACATGTCCTTACACCCGTTGGTCCTGCCGTCGTTACAGCCCAAAGCTCGCAAGTGTTCGCCCGTACCTACAACGGCTTTGTGCCCTTCGCAGTACCGGCACCCATCCCGGCGCCAGTCCCAGCGCCAGCCTACCATTTCGTTCTACCCGCAGCACCGCCAGCGCCCGTGTTCTACCCGCAGCCGGTCGTTTACAATCCTCCAGCGGCCATCCCAGTTCCGGTGCCGGTTCCAGCCGTACCCGCCGTACCAGCGGTAGTAGCTGCCGCACCCGCCGCCAAGCTTGTAGCTGCCGCTCCGGTGGCGAAGGTTGCTAAGCTGGTGCGACCGTTCCATGCTACGATCCGCTACCGATCGGTCGTTGCCTAA
- the LOC121594585 gene encoding uncharacterized protein LOC121594585 has protein sequence MFAKLFIVALAVVCAPAFLLTPRSLDFPVAYTSGVVPSVAYSAPVASYSTYSGSPVTYSTYSGSQRPYSAYSAPALRSSFYYN, from the exons atgtTTGCCAAATTG TTCATCGTCGCCCTTGCCGTTGTCTGCGCTCCGGCTTTTCTACTAACTCCTCGTTCTCTTGACTTCCCGGTGGCCTACACTTCAGGAGTTGTGCCGTCCGTTGCGTACAGCGCTCCAGTTGCCTCGTACTCGACCTACTCCGGCTCACCAGTCACCTACTCAACGTACTCCGGCAGCCAGCGACCCTATAGTGCCTACAGTGCCCCAGCGCTGCGATCTTCATTCTATTACAATTGA
- the LOC121594582 gene encoding uncharacterized protein LOC121594582: MFAKLFIVALAVVFASAGYPLPRSGSLGFPVAYTAGVVPPVAYSAPVASYSTYSDSPVTYSTYSGSPLAYSAYSAYSAPALRSSFYYN; the protein is encoded by the exons atgtTTGCCAAATTG TTCATCGTTGCTCTTGCCGTTGTATTCGCTTCGGCTGGATATCCACTTCCTAGAAGCGGCTCTCTTGGCTTCCCGGTGGCCTACACTGCGGGAGTTGTGCCCCCCGTTGCTTACAGCGCTCCGGTTGCCTCGTACTCGACCTACTCCGACTCTCCAGTCACCTACTCGACGTACTCCGGCAGCCCCCTAGCCTATAGTGCCTACAGTGCCTACAGTGCCCCAGCGCTGCGATCTTCATTCTATTACAATTGA